One part of the Eubalaena glacialis isolate mEubGla1 chromosome 19, mEubGla1.1.hap2.+ XY, whole genome shotgun sequence genome encodes these proteins:
- the LOC133080368 gene encoding large ribosomal subunit protein uL1-like yields MSSSPVITARGTTSSKVSRDTLYKAVQEVLHGNQRKHRKFLETVELQISLKNYDPQKDKRFSGTVRLKSTPRPKVSVCVLGGQQHCDEAKAADIPHVDVEALKKLNKNKKLVKKLAKKYDAFLASESMIKQIPRILGPGLNKAGKFPSLLTHNENMVAKVDEVKSTIKFQMKKVLCVAVAAGHMKMTDDELAYNIHLAVKFLVSLLKKNWQNVWALYVKSIMGKPQRLY; encoded by the coding sequence ATGAGCTCTTCTCCGGTTATCACAGCGCGAGGGACCACGAGCAGCAAAGTCTCCCGAGACACCCTCTACAAGGCGGTGCAGGAAGTCCTGCACGGGAACCAGCGCAAACACCGGAAGTTTCTGGAGACGGTGGAGCTGCAGATCAGCCTGAAGAACTATGACCCTCAGAAGGACAAACGCTTCTCGGGCACCGTCAGGCTTAAGTCCACTCCCCGCCCCAAGGTTTCCGTATGTGTTCTGGGGGGCCAGCAGCACTGTGATGAGGCCAAGGCTGCGGATATCCCCCACGTGGACGTGGAGGCCCTGAAGAAACTCAACAAGAATAAGAAACTGGTCAAGAAGCTGGCCAAGAAGTATGATGCCTTTTTGGCTTCAGAGTCTATGATCAAGCAGATCCCACGAATCCTGGGCCCAGGCCTGAATAAGGCTGGCAAGTTCCCTTCCTTGCTGACCCACAATGAGAACATGGTGGCCAAAGTCGATGAAGTGAAGTCCACAATCAAGTTCCAGATGAAGAAGGTGCTGTGTGTGGCAGTGGCTGCTGGCCACATGAAAATGACAGATGATGAGCTTGCATACAACATCCACTTGGCTGTCAAATTCCTGGTGTCGTTGCTcaagaaaaactggcagaacgtTTGGGCTTTGTACGTTAAGAGCATCATGGGCAAGCCCCAGCGCCTGTACTAA
- the LOC133079512 gene encoding collagen alpha-1(I) chain, which translates to MSGAAGPGVLPGLRGGELAAETPGRCVGPSRSGRGVRRPWEKRRGAGTSRSRGGRRRARSSVRGTRCVSAERLQDCRRPWGRRPAAGTAQAAGANEAGGTPGTAGSMEAARDLGTVWVNGAVGEPQVVGPVGSVWVTGTGEEEETAYRSPRGCERKGCPGSTGHESILELWLKVQAMRAASGCGEGSRVELHPVPAGEGPVERGVPGRASWVETSRGGLTGPWVKGQARTVPRAAGVAIAPDLGAGCERASGLCGQGQAVRMPPVAVPGTLEASSGIAPHPWGRRQAVAVPGPVEGIGYGVALGSWGKGPTGGVPGATVGWPEAVEVPRAVEGEPGGGAAPGLRGREQAAQVPVFGDTPGLGGRGRTAGVPRAAREETPSVGAPAAWRRRQAVEETDAGLLPGLWGTGQPIGVPCAIGAGTRCRGEPGFGERGQAVWVETGSGGDSGSREAAQPAEVSGPDEQEAGPGGAPGLWDIGQAMGVPRALGPETGCGSVQGPWGMEQPVRVSQAPVVAGAVGERASGGGVTGLWARQQALGVPPADAVPGAVREETCGGNVLSLWERRRALGGQEAPVPAALGGPGSVDQEAVCGDASCLCMRRQAAGLSEAVGSPEAAGVSKHRSAPAGAPIAVCTSESGSVPARVPAAVWVPGSVCQEGGSRDDLNLWGEVRTARIPLASGVPMAPQELWSVGEDTGCEASPGSWGKRQSARVPVAAEVPTAPRVPGPLGVETGSGGFSRLPGRGQTAGVPLTAGVSTAAGAPGPLVGDASSGDGLGVWGRGQATEVPTAVRASGPADGETDSEGVAGLWRRRADGAIPGAVRVPLSLGVLAAVGVPTAGRRPAAVWVTGSAGEEPSAAVSGLTAGRRPSAEGPGAPGRETGGRSVLGLPGWVSYTCGRGTRLWSCPRSAGEEPDSESMPGLSRTGTAAGVNEAEEVPPVSREETGVGHLRDHAQQGGRRQAAGGSRIRGRGNNLGENCEGEDRLRGAFQ; encoded by the coding sequence ATGAGTGGGGCGGCTGGCCCAGGGGTCTTGCCGGGGCTGCGCGGGGGCGAGCTAGCGGCGGAGACGCCGGGCCGCTGCGTGGGGCCCAGCAGGTCCGGGCGCGGAGTCCGGCGGCCGTGGGAGAAGAGACGGGGTGCAGGGACGTCCCGAAGCCGTGGAGGGAGGCGCCGGGCGAGGTCCTCGGTTCGGGGGACGCGCTGTGTGAGTGCGGAAAGGCTGCAGGACTGTCGGCGGCCATGGGGGAGAAGACCTGCGGCGGGAACAGCCCAGGCCGCCGGGGCGAACGAGGCTGGGGGGACACCTGGCACGGCAGGCTCGATGGAGGCTGCAAGGGACCTTGGGACTGTGTGGGTGAACGGGGCAGTGGGGGAACCCCAGGTGGTGGGGCCTGTCGGCTCTGTGTGGGTGACtggcactggggaggaggaggagacggcTTATAGGAGCCCCCGGGGCTGTGAGAGAAAAGGTTGTCCGGGATCTACGGGGCATGAGAGCATTCTGGAACTGTGGTTGAAGGTGCAGGCTATGAGGGCAGCTTCAGGATGTGGGGAAGGAAGCAGAGTCGAGCTCCATCCCGTGCCTGCAGGAGAAGGGCCGGTTGAAAGGGGGGTTCCTGGACGGGCTTCGTGGGTAGAGACCAGCCGTGGTGGTCTCACCGGACCATGGGTGAAAGGACAGGCCAGGACAGTCCCCCGGGCCGCAGGAGTAGCCATAGCTCCGGACCTAGGGGCAGGCTGTGAGAGGGCCTCAGGTTTgtgtgggcagggccaggctgtGAGGATGCCACCTGTGGCTGTGCCTGGGACTCTGGAGGCAAGTTCTGGGATTGCCCCACACCCGTGGGGGAGAAGACAAGCCGTGGCGGTGCCTGGGCCCGTGGAGGGGATAGGCTATGGGGTTGCCCTGGGCTCTTGGGGAAAAGGGCCGACTGGGGGGGTTCCCGGGGCCACTGTGGGGTGGCCTGAGGCTGTGGAGGTACCCAGAGCTGTGGAGGGAGAGCCCGGCGGCGGGGCTGCTCCAGGTCTGCGGGGGAGGGAGCAGGCAGCGCAGGTGCCTGTCTTTGGGGATACCCCAGGCTTAGGGGGAAGGGGGCGAACCGCAGGGGTGCCCAGAGCTGCGCGGGAGGAAACTCCCTCTGTGGGTGCCCCAGCCGCGTGGCGGAGGAGACAAGCCGTGGAGGAGACAGACGCCGGGCTTCTCCCTGGCCTGTGGGGCACCGGACAGCCCATAGGGGTGCCTTGTGCGATTGGAGCGGGAACGAGATGTCGGGGTGAGCCAGGAtttggggagagggggcaggctGTGTGGGTGGAGACAGGCTCTGGGGGCGACTCTGGGTCCCGGGAAGCTGCACAGCCTGCAGAGGTGTCTGGTCCTGATGAGCAGGAGGCAGGTCCTGGGGGCGCTCCAGGCCTGTGGGACATAGGACAGGCTATGGGAGTACCTAGGGCTCTGGGGCCAGAGACAGGCTGTGGGAGTGTCCAGGGTCCGTGGGGAATGGAACAGCCTGTGAGGGTGTCCCAGGCTCCGGTGGTAGCGGGAGCCGTGGGAGAACGGGCTAGCGGCGGTGGTGTTACAGGCCTGTGGGCTAGGCAGCAGGCTCTGGGGGTGCCCCCGGCTGATGCAGTGCCGGGGGCTGTCAGGGAGGAGACCTGCGGTGGGAATGTCTTGAGTCTGTGGGAAAGGAGGCGGGCTCTGGGGGGGCAAGAGGCTCCGGTGCCTGCAGCTTTAGGGGGACCCGGGTCTGTGGATCAGGAGGCTGTCTGTGGGGATGCCTCATGTCTCTGCATGAGAAGACAGGCCGCGGGGCTCTCTGAGGCAGTGGGGTCGCCAGAGGCAGCAGGTGTGTCCAAGCACAGGAGTGCCCCAGCAGGGGCGCCCATAGCTGTGTGTACCTCTGAGTCTGGAAGCGTACCTGCCAGGGTGCCTGCCGCTGTGTGGGTGCCTGGCTCTGTGTGTCAGGAAGGCGGCTCCAGGGATGACTTGAACCTGTGGGGAGAGGTTCGTACTGCCAGGATACCCTTGGCTTCAGGGGTACCTATGGCTCCCCAGGAGCTGTGGTCTGTGGGAGAGGATACTGGTTGTGAGGCTTCCCCAGGATCATGGGGAAAGAGACAGAGTGCTAGGGTTCCTGTGGCTGCTGAGGTGCCCACGGCTCCTCGGGTACCTGGTCCCCTGGGGGTGGAGACTGGCTCTGGGGGTTTCTCACGCTTGCCAGGGAGGGGACAGACTGCAGGAGTACCTCTGACCGCAGGGGTGTCCACAGCTGCTGGGGCCCCTGGGCCGCTGGTGGGTGATGCCAGCTCTGGGGATGGCTTAGGGGTATGGGGAAGGGGACAGGCGACTGAGGTGCCCACTGCTGTCAGGGCTTCAGGACCTGCGGACGGGGAGACTGACTCTGAAGGCGTCGCAGGCCTATGGAGAAGGAGAGCCGACGGAGCCATCCCTGGGGCTGTGAGGGTACCTCTGTCTTTGGGGGTGCTTGCAGCTGTAGGAGTTCCCACGGCGGGGCGCCGGCCTGCTGCAGTGTGGGTGACTGGGTCGGCAGGAGAAGAACCCAGTGCGGCTGTCTCCGGCCTCACGGCGGGGAGGAGGCCGTCCGCAGAGGGCCCCGGGGCTCCAGGGCGGGAGACAGGAGGTAGAAGTGTCCTGGGGCTGCCGGGGTGGGTGTCTTACACCTGTGGGCGTGGGACCAGGTTATGGAGCTGCCCAAGGTCTGCGGGGGAAGAACCGGACTCTGAGAGCATGCCAGGGCTGTCCAGGACAGGCACGGCTGCGGGGGTGAATGAAGCCGAGGAAGTGCCTCCGGTTTCAAGGGAGGAGACAGGTGTTGGCCACTTGAGAGATCATGCACAGCAGGGTGGGAGGAGACAGGCTGCAGGAGGGTCTAGAATCAGAGGGAGGGGGAACAATTTGGGAGAAAATTGTGAGGGGGAGGACAGATTGAGGGGTGCATTCCAGTAG
- the TXNDC17 gene encoding thioredoxin domain-containing protein 17, whose amino-acid sequence MARYEEVSVYGYEEFTQAVEQHSGKTIFAYFSGSKDAEGKSWCPDCVQAEPVVREGLKHVGEGCVFIYCQVGEKPYWKDPNNDFRKKLKLTAVPTLLKYGTPQKLVESECLQANLVEMLFSED is encoded by the exons ATGGCCCGCTACGAAGAGGTGAGCGTGTACGGCTACGAGGAGTTCACGCAGGCGGTGGAGCAGCACAGTGGCAAGACCATTTTCGCCTACTTTTCTGGTTCTAAGGACGCCGAAGGCAAAAGCTGGTGCCCCGACTGCGTGCAGG ctgaaccGGTCGTACGAGAGGGGCTGAAGCATGTTGGTGAAGGATGTGTGTTCATCTACTGCCAAGTAGGAGAAAAACCTTA TTGGAAAGATCCAAATAATGACTTCAGGAAAAAGTTGAAATTAACTGCAGTGCCTACACTACTTAAATATGGAACA CCTCAAAAACTGGTAGAATCTGAGTGTCTTCAGGCCAACCTCGTGGAGATGTTGTTCTCTGAAGATTAA
- the MED31 gene encoding mediator of RNA polymerase II transcription subunit 31 encodes MAAPVAMETDDAGNRLRFQLELEFVQCLANPNYLNFLAQRGYFKDKAFVNYLKYLLYWKEPEYAKYLKYPQCLHMLELLQYEHFRKELVNAQCAKFIDEQQILHWQHYSRKRMRLQQALAEQQQQHNASGK; translated from the exons ATGATGCTGGAAATCGACTTCGGTTTCAGTTGGAGTTGGAATTTGTGCAGTGTTTAGCCAACCCAAATTACCTTAACT TTCTTGCCCAAAGAGGTTACTTCAAAGACAAAGCTTTTGTTAATTATCTTAAGTACTTGCTTTACTGGAAAGAACCAGAATATGCCAAGTATCTAaa GTACCCTCAGTGTTTACACATGTTAGAACTGCTCCAGTACGAACACTTCCGTAAGGAGCTGGTGAATGCTCAGTGTGCGAAATTTATTGACGAGCAGCAAATTCTGCACTGGCAGCACTATTCTCGGAAGCGCATGCGCCTCCAGCAGGCCCTGGcggagcagcagcagcagcacaacGCTTCGGGAAAGTGA